One genomic segment of Paenibacillus sp. FSL H8-0332 includes these proteins:
- a CDS encoding Cof-type HAD-IIB family hydrolase — translation MTAKYRLLALDMDGTLLNDEQKITPLTVEWIKKAMEAGVHVCLSTGRSSRSAMPYAEQLGLNTPMIMVNGSEVWRAPHELYRRSLMDVELVKEMHKIAEEFDIWFWAYSVDEVYNRDSWDGEIDSREWLKFGYSTEDNDIRHKLLMRLQELGGLEITNSSPFNLEINPLGVNKASGILEVCKLLGINMSQVVAVGDSLNDLAAIQQSGFGVAMGNAQETVKQEADAVVASNNEDGIAEVIQKYILTEAGTSAGRISKQA, via the coding sequence ATGACTGCCAAATACCGCCTGCTAGCCTTGGATATGGATGGAACCCTACTGAACGACGAACAGAAGATTACCCCGCTTACGGTAGAATGGATCAAAAAAGCGATGGAGGCAGGTGTACATGTCTGCTTGTCTACCGGGCGCTCCTCGCGTAGTGCGATGCCTTATGCAGAACAGCTTGGCCTGAATACTCCGATGATTATGGTCAACGGAAGTGAAGTCTGGCGTGCGCCTCATGAGCTGTACCGCCGGTCCCTGATGGATGTAGAACTGGTCAAAGAGATGCACAAGATCGCTGAAGAATTCGATATCTGGTTCTGGGCCTACTCCGTAGATGAAGTGTACAACCGGGATAGCTGGGACGGGGAGATTGACAGCAGAGAATGGCTGAAATTCGGCTATTCCACCGAGGATAACGATATCCGTCATAAGCTGCTTATGCGGCTGCAGGAGCTGGGCGGGCTGGAGATCACGAACTCCTCGCCGTTCAACCTGGAGATTAATCCGCTGGGCGTCAACAAGGCTTCAGGCATACTTGAAGTCTGCAAGCTGCTGGGCATTAACATGTCCCAGGTTGTTGCCGTAGGCGACAGCCTCAACGACCTGGCAGCTATCCAGCAGTCCGGCTTCGGAGTGGCTATGGGCAATGCGCAGGAAACTGTTAAGCAGGAAGCGGATGCGGTTGTGGCTTCAAACAACGAAGACGGGATCGCGGAAGTGATCCAGAAGTACATCCTCACAGAGGCCGGAACCTCGGCCGGACGCATATCCAAGCAGGCTTAG
- a CDS encoding thioredoxin family protein, protein MDKISSPAQFQVAIQSPRLTVAVFKADWCVDCKFIDPFMPDVEQKYAERLTLVEVDVDAVGDVSQEQNILGIPSFVAYTDGRELVRFVNKLRKSREEIEKFLDTALDVYLSIHK, encoded by the coding sequence ATGGACAAAATCAGCTCGCCTGCCCAGTTCCAGGTAGCAATTCAGTCTCCGCGCCTGACGGTGGCAGTCTTCAAGGCAGATTGGTGTGTGGATTGCAAATTTATTGATCCGTTCATGCCTGATGTGGAACAGAAATATGCTGAGCGTCTTACCCTGGTCGAAGTGGATGTCGATGCTGTAGGCGATGTCAGCCAGGAACAGAATATACTGGGCATTCCTAGCTTTGTCGCGTACACTGATGGACGGGAACTGGTCCGGTTTGTGAACAAGCTCCGGAAGTCCCGGGAGGAAATTGAGAAGTTTCTTGATACGGCGCTGGACGTTTATCTCAGCATTCACAAGTAA
- a CDS encoding methionine ABC transporter permease, whose translation MGGLDFNKIDWAEMLDATVATLNMVVISGIFTIILGLPLGIMLYLWGGSNNVIIRGVYSVLSFIVNILRSVPFIILMVALIPLSKIIMGTSIGVRGTILALVIGAAPFFARLVETALREVDRGIIEAAQGMGASTGQIVMRVLLPEARPGLLAGITITIVTIVSYTAMAGFIGGGGLGDLAIRYGYYRYEKEVMIISVALIVILVQLLQMAGDRLVRHFTRK comes from the coding sequence ATGGGCGGACTGGATTTTAATAAGATTGATTGGGCAGAAATGCTCGATGCAACGGTGGCTACACTTAACATGGTTGTTATTTCAGGAATATTCACAATTATCCTTGGTTTACCGCTCGGAATTATGCTATATTTATGGGGTGGATCAAATAACGTTATTATCAGAGGTGTTTACTCGGTATTATCGTTCATCGTAAATATCCTGCGTTCCGTTCCGTTTATCATTCTAATGGTCGCCCTGATTCCGCTCAGCAAGATCATTATGGGCACCTCCATCGGTGTGCGTGGAACCATTCTGGCACTGGTGATCGGTGCGGCTCCCTTTTTCGCCAGACTGGTGGAAACGGCGCTGCGGGAGGTTGACCGGGGAATTATTGAAGCAGCGCAGGGTATGGGGGCATCCACCGGGCAGATCGTCATGCGCGTCTTGCTGCCGGAGGCTCGTCCGGGCTTGCTTGCCGGAATAACCATTACTATAGTGACCATTGTCTCGTATACTGCCATGGCGGGATTTATTGGCGGCGGCGGCCTGGGAGACCTGGCGATCCGTTACGGATATTATCGTTATGAGAAGGAAGTCATGATTATCTCAGTAGCTCTGATAGTGATACTGGTGCAGCTGCTGCAAATGGCCGGTGACCGGCTGGTAAGACATTTTACACGGAAATAA
- a CDS encoding penicillin-binding transpeptidase domain-containing protein, translating into MGVFRKQASPPEEKDSKSSLGLRLNVFFFSTFVIFCVIIIRLAVIQFVEGPTLTEVETSRDTKSVPLASIRGGIRAAAGEQIAYSTSVQTLYVTLTKEYTAKALDKATGISSLKPEARANAYALANNLVAKFDEYGDPNGEKLTVNEVINSLDLYFKKYSGYMARKIKTGLTTKEIAYFMEHKSEFPGLEIVEEGVRHYDKDTVAVQTVGYIKPFKSSNTLNIYKNIQSAMKKISADPGLNYKDDEFVGFDGLELQYQRELRGKNGYQVISVNPQNMAEKVEEVVPPVKGNDIWMTIDKNVQLKTEQAITEQINWLHRNSVQGKTHPDAKTGYAVAMEVDTGNIVAMASMPDYDTNVWTAEKLDSDTWNKIMGNYQNGTITPYSSGLSGHGFGSTVLLGSTIKPLTVLVGLNEGFFSTSSTYTDKGIAYFGKDDKSSVRNSSGHVYGRMGPAKAIEDSSNVFMVDMIGKKLYEHYKGKGIDIWDKYMKEFGLGVSTQSGLPNEYLGQINYTDTKAAGSAQAALVYASFGQQGRYTVLQLAQYASTLANEGVRIKPQLVSKITDSEGKVVKQFEREVLDEVTTFDKSFWREIKKGMNSKVTAFNDFPYDFARKTGTSQQLGKGQLRDNGVFIAFAPRNNPKLAVAVVIPEGGFGSNSAAPVARKIFDAYDWEYGLDGVPKKSLKTANPNDGAASGDTSGNTPATN; encoded by the coding sequence GTGGGTGTTTTCCGAAAGCAGGCCTCCCCCCCGGAAGAGAAGGACAGCAAGAGCTCGCTTGGCCTGCGGCTTAACGTGTTTTTCTTCAGCACGTTTGTTATTTTTTGTGTCATTATTATTCGTCTCGCAGTTATTCAATTTGTGGAAGGACCCACGCTGACCGAGGTGGAGACCAGCCGGGATACCAAAAGTGTACCCCTTGCCTCCATCCGTGGAGGCATCCGTGCAGCCGCAGGCGAGCAAATTGCCTACTCCACCTCCGTTCAAACGCTGTATGTTACGCTTACTAAGGAATATACAGCCAAGGCACTGGATAAGGCGACGGGAATCAGCTCGCTGAAGCCGGAGGCCAGGGCCAATGCGTATGCACTGGCGAATAATCTGGTTGCGAAATTTGACGAATATGGCGACCCGAACGGCGAGAAGCTGACTGTTAATGAAGTGATTAATTCTCTGGATTTATATTTCAAGAAATATTCGGGCTATATGGCCCGTAAGATCAAAACCGGTCTGACCACCAAGGAAATCGCTTATTTCATGGAGCATAAAAGCGAATTCCCCGGCCTTGAGATCGTAGAAGAAGGCGTGCGTCATTATGACAAGGATACCGTTGCCGTGCAGACGGTCGGGTATATCAAGCCCTTCAAATCCTCCAACACGCTCAACATCTACAAGAATATTCAGAGTGCGATGAAGAAGATCAGCGCAGATCCCGGCCTGAATTATAAAGACGATGAATTCGTCGGCTTCGACGGCCTGGAGCTGCAATATCAGCGGGAGCTGCGCGGCAAGAACGGCTATCAGGTCATCTCGGTGAATCCGCAGAACATGGCCGAGAAGGTGGAAGAGGTTGTGCCGCCTGTCAAGGGTAATGATATCTGGATGACGATTGACAAGAATGTTCAGCTTAAGACGGAGCAGGCCATCACCGAACAGATTAATTGGCTGCACCGCAACTCTGTACAGGGCAAGACTCATCCTGACGCCAAGACAGGCTACGCGGTGGCGATGGAAGTCGATACCGGCAATATCGTGGCCATGGCCAGTATGCCGGATTATGATACCAATGTCTGGACAGCGGAGAAGCTGGATTCGGACACCTGGAACAAGATCATGGGCAATTACCAGAACGGGACGATCACACCGTATTCTTCGGGCCTGTCCGGTCATGGATTCGGCTCCACGGTGCTGCTCGGTTCCACCATTAAGCCGCTGACGGTACTGGTTGGTCTGAATGAAGGCTTCTTCAGCACTTCCTCTACGTACACTGACAAAGGGATAGCCTATTTCGGTAAGGATGATAAATCCTCTGTCCGCAATTCCTCGGGTCACGTATACGGCCGGATGGGTCCGGCTAAGGCGATTGAAGATTCCTCCAACGTGTTCATGGTGGATATGATCGGCAAGAAGCTTTATGAGCATTACAAGGGTAAGGGCATTGATATCTGGGATAAGTATATGAAGGAATTCGGCCTGGGCGTATCTACGCAGAGCGGTCTCCCTAATGAATACCTGGGACAGATCAACTACACAGATACTAAGGCAGCGGGCAGTGCGCAAGCCGCGCTGGTCTATGCCTCCTTCGGACAGCAGGGCCGTTATACGGTGCTGCAGCTAGCCCAGTATGCCTCGACGCTTGCGAATGAAGGGGTGCGGATCAAGCCGCAGCTTGTCAGCAAGATCACGGATTCAGAGGGCAAGGTAGTCAAGCAGTTTGAGCGCGAGGTTCTGGATGAAGTGACGACCTTTGACAAGTCCTTTTGGAGAGAAATTAAAAAGGGCATGAACAGTAAGGTTACCGCCTTCAACGATTTTCCTTATGACTTTGCCCGCAAAACAGGTACATCCCAGCAGCTGGGAAAAGGGCAATTGCGCGATAACGGGGTATTTATTGCCTTCGCCCCGCGTAATAATCCTAAGTTAGCGGTCGCTGTGGTCATTCCGGAAGGGGGATTCGGTTCTAATAGTGCCGCTCCGGTTGCACGTAAAATTTTCGACGCTTATGACTGGGAATACGGGCTGGACGGTGTGCCTAAGAAAAGCCTGAAAACAGCGAACCCAAATGATGGCGCTGCTTCCGGTGACACTTCCGGTAATACTCCGGCAACAAACTGA
- a CDS encoding DUF456 family protein, with product MTILGWILIIALFAIGLAGAVYPILPGALAIYLAFFVYGWFFSFDSFGPWFWIAQTLIVVVLFIADYVVGAWGVKKFGGSRASVIGSTIGLIAGPFVIPAFGLLIGPFVGAFIGELIAGEKAGKAVKVSFGALLGLFSSTVVKIVLQIVMVVLFFIWIGRF from the coding sequence TTGACAATTCTGGGCTGGATTCTGATCATTGCTTTGTTCGCAATCGGGCTGGCGGGGGCGGTATATCCGATCCTGCCGGGGGCGCTTGCGATTTACCTGGCTTTCTTTGTATATGGCTGGTTCTTTTCCTTCGACTCCTTCGGTCCCTGGTTCTGGATTGCCCAGACGCTGATCGTTGTTGTTCTGTTCATTGCCGATTACGTGGTCGGGGCCTGGGGCGTCAAAAAGTTCGGCGGCTCCCGCGCCTCCGTCATTGGCAGCACCATCGGTCTGATTGCCGGCCCATTTGTGATTCCGGCGTTTGGCCTGCTGATTGGCCCGTTCGTAGGTGCCTTCATCGGCGAGCTGATTGCCGGCGAGAAGGCCGGCAAAGCGGTGAAGGTCAGCTTCGGCGCTCTGCTGGGGCTATTCAGCAGTACAGTCGTCAAGATTGTTCTGCAGATTGTTATGGTCGTCCTCTTCTTTATCTGGATCGGGCGGTTTTAA
- a CDS encoding COX15/CtaA family protein — translation MTTLQLKWLSYLTCLIMFMALFGGVVVTKTGSGLECGNQWPLCHGKLIPAYTIGSLIEYTHRLFSGLAGLLSLASMVAFWRYARHRKDLLVYALLTLIFVIVQGGMGALAVVKSQSAAVMALHMGFSLIAFAGSLMLALGTRRTFSPGAGVSTGSPKVRPAFRNLTWVTAVYSYIVVYIGAYVSHTSSQGGCSGWPLCNGQWIPEMSGGVGIVFVHRMAAAILFLLTAILGHLAFWKYKELPELRALGVAAVLLCLMQVFSGAAVVYTLNNEKLYIFAAMSHIVLISGLFGVLCYMSVRVWQLSGAGRSSK, via the coding sequence TTGACGACACTTCAATTAAAATGGCTCAGCTATCTGACCTGTCTCATTATGTTCATGGCGCTGTTCGGCGGGGTTGTGGTGACCAAGACCGGTTCGGGACTGGAGTGCGGAAATCAGTGGCCGCTGTGCCACGGGAAGCTGATTCCGGCCTATACGATCGGCTCTCTGATTGAATATACACACCGCTTGTTCAGCGGCCTGGCTGGCCTGCTGTCCCTGGCTTCCATGGTTGCCTTCTGGCGTTATGCCAGGCACCGTAAGGATCTGCTGGTCTATGCCCTGCTGACCCTGATCTTCGTCATCGTTCAAGGCGGGATGGGAGCGCTTGCAGTAGTGAAATCGCAGTCGGCCGCGGTTATGGCCCTGCATATGGGCTTCTCGCTGATCGCCTTCGCCGGTTCGCTGATGCTGGCGCTTGGGACCCGGCGGACATTCTCCCCAGGAGCGGGTGTCAGCACGGGAAGTCCCAAAGTCCGCCCAGCCTTCCGCAACTTAACCTGGGTTACTGCAGTATATTCATATATCGTTGTCTACATTGGGGCCTATGTAAGCCACACCAGCTCCCAGGGCGGATGTTCAGGCTGGCCGCTGTGTAACGGACAATGGATTCCGGAGATGAGCGGCGGAGTAGGAATCGTATTCGTGCACCGGATGGCGGCGGCGATTCTTTTCCTGCTGACGGCTATCCTTGGGCATCTGGCCTTCTGGAAGTATAAGGAGCTGCCTGAACTGAGGGCTCTGGGAGTAGCGGCAGTTCTGCTATGCCTGATGCAGGTATTCAGCGGAGCGGCTGTGGTATACACACTGAATAATGAAAAATTGTACATATTTGCTGCGATGTCTCATATTGTGCTGATCTCCGGGCTCTTCGGGGTTCTGTGCTACATGAGTGTAAGGGTCTGGCAATTAAGCGGAGCTGGCAGGAGCAGCAAGTGA
- a CDS encoding Cthe_2314 family HEPN domain-containing protein — MLRTLLGEPPRVNSGVLAEAMESMAKAASMLRKEMAAHEDHDHEYRKLEIWTRGLISSLDELEQSWFAAAFFRKSVVAGYMDDMSSTEQGEYARYVYFYKDGFIRVFSLLDKLGTVLNNLYNLNTAKVKVHFSYFTVLRQFQLLQAHHPLADELERIRNSYREPVENLRKRRNAEIHYMNAEMTDDLWQRHQGLHDKIRLEDLDSHLEDLKQSLEMVCQSLAAAYRYGNEQWHKNKAAPDLKSGHARS; from the coding sequence ATGCTGCGGACATTATTGGGAGAGCCGCCCCGCGTGAATAGCGGTGTGCTGGCTGAAGCTATGGAGTCCATGGCGAAGGCTGCCTCCATGCTGCGCAAGGAGATGGCGGCACATGAAGACCATGACCATGAATACCGCAAACTGGAAATCTGGACGCGCGGCCTGATCTCCTCCCTGGATGAGCTGGAGCAGAGCTGGTTCGCAGCCGCCTTTTTCCGAAAGTCAGTGGTTGCCGGTTATATGGATGATATGTCGTCCACCGAGCAGGGGGAGTACGCCAGATATGTGTATTTCTATAAGGATGGCTTCATTCGTGTCTTCTCGCTGCTGGACAAGCTGGGCACGGTGCTGAATAATCTGTACAATCTCAATACCGCCAAGGTGAAGGTGCATTTCTCTTACTTCACGGTGCTGCGGCAATTTCAGCTGCTTCAGGCGCACCATCCGCTGGCGGACGAACTGGAGCGAATCAGGAACTCCTACCGGGAGCCGGTAGAGAATCTGCGCAAGCGGCGCAACGCTGAGATCCATTACATGAACGCGGAGATGACGGACGATCTCTGGCAGCGTCACCAGGGACTGCATGACAAGATTCGTCTGGAGGATCTCGACAGCCATCTGGAGGATTTGAAGCAGAGCCTGGAGATGGTATGCCAATCTCTGGCTGCCGCATACAGGTACGGTAACGAACAATGGCACAAGAATAAAGCGGCCCCAGACCTGAAATCCGGACATGCCCGTTCGTAA
- a CDS encoding UbiD family decarboxylase, whose translation MRYGNLRQWIEQLRRDKDLAVIDTPVDPYLELAEIHRRVVQEEGPALLFTNVQGTPFPVATNLFGTVRRVNKAFGTRPEQLLKSLTTAMEQLIPPSAAGVWREKTVLLELLRAGTKNIPQGEAPVLGVCSSSDPLKELPRITAWPKDGGAFITLPLVYTENITNPKDHNLGLYRIQVYDDSTTGIHWQIHKGGGFHHSQAELLGETLPVSVFIGGPPALIAAAVAPVPERIPELLLASLMLGGKLPMVKDPLGGHQIPAEAEFSIRGRVSPLERRAEGPYGSQSGYYSMQHDFPVMHVQRMWHRKDAIFPATITGKPRQEDYYLKDYLQRLLAPAYPLLIPSVKALWSYSESGSHSLTSAVVRESYPREYMVSAFRILGEGQLSLTKFLLLTNVQVELTDFPKLLETVLERFNPQSDLTIFANTSMDTLDYTGRKLNHGSKAVLAGLGSPVRQLPRTYTEGLLPSITAAVPYCGGCLAVSGASYEEDPELPERLVSVFKERETAWPLIVLVDQAEEAVSTQTSFLWSVFTRFNPADDIYSAAQVHRGTVSYTLPIIIDARMKPGYPEELAPSEDIAKRVDRNWNRYFPLV comes from the coding sequence GTGCGTTACGGTAATTTACGACAATGGATCGAGCAGCTCCGCAGGGATAAGGATCTGGCAGTGATAGATACGCCTGTTGATCCTTATCTGGAGCTTGCCGAAATTCACCGCCGGGTGGTGCAGGAGGAAGGCCCGGCACTGCTGTTCACGAACGTGCAAGGAACACCGTTCCCGGTTGCTACGAATCTGTTCGGTACAGTCCGGCGCGTCAACAAAGCCTTTGGGACAAGACCGGAGCAGCTGCTGAAGTCGCTGACAACGGCGATGGAGCAGCTGATTCCGCCTTCCGCCGCCGGCGTATGGCGGGAAAAGACGGTGCTGCTTGAGCTGCTGAGGGCAGGCACCAAGAATATACCGCAAGGAGAGGCTCCGGTGCTCGGCGTCTGCAGCAGCAGTGACCCTCTGAAGGAGCTGCCCCGGATTACAGCCTGGCCTAAGGATGGCGGGGCGTTCATCACGCTTCCTCTGGTCTATACGGAGAATATCACTAACCCGAAGGATCATAATCTCGGATTGTACCGGATTCAGGTGTATGACGACAGCACCACAGGCATCCACTGGCAGATTCATAAGGGCGGCGGCTTCCATCATTCGCAGGCAGAGCTTCTCGGCGAGACCCTGCCGGTGTCTGTCTTCATCGGCGGACCGCCGGCCCTGATTGCTGCGGCAGTGGCACCGGTTCCGGAACGGATTCCAGAGCTGCTGCTGGCCTCGCTGATGCTGGGCGGCAAGCTCCCCATGGTGAAGGACCCCTTGGGCGGGCACCAGATTCCGGCCGAGGCGGAGTTCTCCATCCGGGGGCGTGTGTCTCCGCTGGAGCGGAGAGCGGAAGGGCCGTATGGCAGCCAGTCCGGCTACTATTCCATGCAGCATGATTTCCCGGTCATGCATGTTCAACGGATGTGGCACCGCAAGGATGCCATCTTCCCGGCGACCATCACCGGCAAGCCGCGCCAGGAAGACTATTATCTGAAGGATTATTTGCAGCGGCTGCTCGCTCCGGCCTATCCTCTGCTGATTCCTTCGGTCAAAGCCTTATGGTCCTACTCCGAATCGGGTTCACATTCACTGACTTCAGCGGTTGTGAGGGAAAGCTATCCGCGTGAGTATATGGTGTCAGCGTTTCGTATTTTGGGGGAAGGCCAGCTCTCCTTAACCAAATTCCTGCTGCTGACAAATGTTCAGGTGGAGCTGACCGATTTCCCTAAGCTGCTCGAAACGGTGCTTGAGCGCTTCAACCCGCAATCGGATCTGACGATCTTTGCCAATACCTCCATGGATACGCTGGATTATACCGGCCGCAAGCTGAATCACGGCAGCAAAGCGGTGCTGGCGGGCCTCGGCAGTCCGGTCCGTCAGCTGCCAAGGACGTATACAGAGGGTCTGCTTCCATCAATCACCGCCGCTGTGCCTTATTGCGGAGGATGTTTAGCCGTTTCCGGTGCATCCTATGAAGAGGACCCGGAGCTGCCGGAGCGGCTGGTGTCTGTCTTCAAGGAGAGGGAGACCGCCTGGCCGCTGATTGTGCTGGTCGATCAGGCGGAAGAAGCGGTAAGCACGCAGACCTCATTCCTGTGGAGCGTATTCACCCGCTTCAATCCGGCGGATGATATCTATTCGGCGGCCCAGGTACACCGCGGCACTGTCAGCTATACGCTGCCGATCATTATAGATGCCCGGATGAAGCCGGGATACCCGGAGGAGCTGGCTCCGAGCGAGGATATTGCAAAGCGGGTAGACCGCAACTGGAACCGTTATTTTCCTCTAGTGTAA
- a CDS encoding methionine ABC transporter ATP-binding protein — protein MIELKDITKVYGKGSKQATALSALSLSIKKGEIFGVIGHSGAGKSTLIRCINLLERPTAGEVWVDGVELTALSQGQLQEQRRKIGMIFQHFNLLSSATVYDNIAFPLRLIGAGRTEIEQKVKELLALVGLEEHWNKYPAQLSGGQKQRVGIARALASDPDVLLCDEATSALDPQTTDSILHLLMDINSKFHLTIVLITHEMHVIQSICDRVAVIHGGGIVEQGEVAQVFLKPKHEVTKEFIRSETQSGGPLRQAIDAVQPGYTKSVKITFLGQKTYGSTLSQVVQRTGVHFAILHGTISTIKDVPYGQLIVRFEGPADAVEVTLTELVAQGLDVEVIS, from the coding sequence TTGATAGAATTGAAGGATATAACCAAAGTGTACGGCAAAGGCAGTAAGCAGGCAACTGCACTTTCTGCGCTGAGCCTGTCGATTAAGAAGGGTGAAATCTTCGGGGTGATCGGTCACTCCGGGGCCGGCAAAAGCACGCTGATCCGCTGCATTAATCTGCTGGAGCGCCCGACTGCGGGCGAGGTGTGGGTGGACGGTGTGGAGCTGACAGCGCTCAGCCAGGGACAGCTGCAGGAGCAGCGGCGCAAGATCGGGATGATATTTCAGCATTTCAATCTGCTCTCATCGGCTACAGTCTATGATAATATCGCGTTTCCGCTGCGGCTGATCGGAGCTGGAAGAACCGAGATTGAACAAAAGGTCAAGGAGCTGCTCGCCTTGGTCGGACTGGAGGAGCACTGGAATAAGTACCCGGCCCAGCTATCCGGCGGACAGAAGCAGCGTGTCGGGATTGCCCGGGCGCTGGCGAGTGATCCGGACGTTCTGTTATGCGATGAAGCGACCTCGGCGCTTGACCCGCAGACGACAGACTCCATTCTGCACCTGCTGATGGATATCAACAGCAAATTTCATTTGACCATCGTGCTGATTACCCATGAAATGCATGTGATTCAGAGCATCTGCGACCGCGTTGCCGTGATTCATGGCGGAGGAATTGTGGAGCAGGGTGAAGTGGCCCAGGTATTTCTGAAGCCGAAGCATGAGGTTACCAAAGAATTCATCCGCAGTGAGACTCAGTCGGGCGGACCGCTCCGGCAGGCGATTGATGCTGTACAGCCAGGCTATACGAAGTCGGTAAAGATCACTTTTCTCGGGCAAAAGACTTACGGGTCCACGCTCTCCCAGGTAGTTCAGAGAACCGGGGTTCATTTCGCCATTCTCCATGGCACCATCTCAACGATCAAGGATGTTCCTTACGGGCAGCTGATCGTCCGGTTCGAGGGACCTGCCGATGCTGTTGAAGTCACGCTCACGGAGTTAGTAGCGCAGGGTCTTGATGTGGAGGTGATTTCCTGA
- a CDS encoding polysaccharide biosynthesis protein — MSTKKESFVKGTLILAAAALVARVLGLAQRVPLEHLFNTTGNASFTIANNVYLLLLPLATAGIPSTLSKMVSERYALNRPHEAQQVYRAALIFAAIVGVLMSVALYIAAPYYAEYSKVPESTLAIRAIAPALLLFPAIAMMRGYFQGRNNMMAGGISQIVEQIARVSTAILLAFILLRQGYSNTWMAAGASFGSVLGSIGAFGVMLYYARKLRNSEEKIALYESSEARLPLLKIYKDIFKLSIPIVLSSVTVPVVNFIDTSFIVPLLSGQIGMERATWALSIFGSRAQSVAGIPPVLSIALSASLIPIISAAFARKDEQHLQRQITLAMRVSILTGTPVVLSLVVAAYSVNGLLFKTLDGSGIVAMLTLGTIFQITMMTTNSILLGMGKSRISMYYVLVGILVKFGSNFLFSQWFGIYGIIGSTALCFIVITLLNLRMLKKIVPFAILGKRWGGFSIAVLASAGIGYGLNEAGLLMTNLMPARLAFLITCLVVGAAVVIVYLVLLIILGVLSSQEIAGYPRPLRKVLGPLMKLQPARVRAGE; from the coding sequence TTGTCCACCAAGAAAGAATCCTTTGTCAAAGGCACGCTTATTCTGGCAGCCGCCGCGCTGGTGGCACGTGTCCTCGGGCTTGCCCAGCGGGTGCCGCTGGAGCATCTATTCAATACAACAGGGAATGCATCATTTACGATCGCTAATAATGTATATTTGCTGCTGCTGCCGCTGGCGACAGCCGGAATACCCAGCACACTGAGTAAAATGGTGTCCGAGCGTTACGCGCTGAACCGCCCGCATGAAGCGCAGCAGGTGTACCGGGCCGCTCTCATCTTTGCTGCAATTGTTGGTGTGCTTATGAGTGTGGCGCTGTACATAGCCGCTCCGTATTATGCAGAATACAGTAAGGTTCCCGAGAGTACGCTGGCCATCCGGGCGATTGCTCCGGCGCTGCTGTTGTTCCCCGCAATCGCGATGATGCGCGGGTATTTCCAGGGCCGTAATAATATGATGGCCGGGGGCATTTCACAGATTGTCGAGCAGATTGCCCGGGTATCCACGGCCATTCTGCTTGCGTTCATTCTGCTGCGCCAGGGATACAGTAACACCTGGATGGCGGCAGGTGCATCCTTCGGCAGTGTGCTCGGCAGTATCGGCGCCTTCGGCGTGATGCTGTATTATGCCAGGAAGCTGCGCAACAGCGAGGAGAAGATTGCTCTTTATGAATCCAGTGAAGCACGTCTGCCTCTTCTGAAGATTTACAAGGATATTTTCAAGCTGTCCATACCGATTGTATTATCCTCCGTTACTGTGCCTGTAGTGAACTTTATTGATACTTCTTTTATTGTACCGCTGCTTAGCGGTCAGATCGGGATGGAGCGGGCTACCTGGGCCCTAAGTATCTTCGGTAGCCGTGCACAGAGCGTTGCCGGTATTCCTCCGGTATTGTCGATCGCCCTAAGTGCATCGCTGATTCCGATTATATCTGCCGCCTTTGCCCGCAAAGATGAGCAGCACCTGCAGCGCCAGATCACACTGGCCATGCGGGTGTCCATTCTGACCGGCACACCGGTTGTGCTCTCACTGGTCGTGGCTGCCTATTCCGTTAATGGCCTGCTGTTCAAAACTCTGGACGGCAGCGGTATTGTGGCGATGCTGACGCTCGGTACTATTTTCCAGATTACGATGATGACTACCAACTCGATCCTGCTCGGAATGGGCAAATCGCGGATATCCATGTATTACGTGCTTGTTGGTATCCTCGTGAAGTTTGGTTCTAACTTCTTGTTCAGCCAGTGGTTCGGCATCTATGGCATTATCGGCTCCACAGCCCTGTGTTTCATTGTCATAACGCTGCTTAATCTGCGGATGCTCAAAAAAATCGTCCCCTTCGCCATTCTCGGCAAACGCTGGGGAGGCTTCTCCATTGCGGTCCTGGCCTCGGCAGGCATCGGCTATGGTCTGAATGAAGCAGGCCTATTGATGACTAATCTGATGCCGGCCCGTCTGGCCTTCCTGATTACCTGTCTGGTAGTTGGAGCGGCAGTCGTGATTGTCTATCTGGTTCTCCTGATTATTCTGGGCGTACTCAGCAGCCAGGAGATTGCCGGTTATCCCCGTCCGCTGCGCAAGGTGCTGGGTCCTCTGATGAAATTGCAGCCGGCCCGTGTACGCGCTGGTGAATAA